From the genome of Polyodon spathula isolate WHYD16114869_AA chromosome 14, ASM1765450v1, whole genome shotgun sequence, one region includes:
- the LOC121327422 gene encoding G-protein coupled receptor 52-like, whose amino-acid sequence MNQSTLEWKTVTMNTSSINASVHHSCPLGFVHYTEEACVLETVVIVLLTVLIIIGNLTVIIVFNCAPLLHHYTTSYFIQTMAYADLFVGVSCLVPMLSLLHFRTGVQEWLTCQLFGYIISVLKSVSMACLACISVDRYLAITKPLSYNQLVTPCRLRICIVLIWIYSCLIFLPSSFGWGKPGYHGDIFDWCARSWPTNAYFTGFIVCLLYAPAAFVVCFTYFHIFKICRQHNKEISERRARFPSQEMDMGEVGHSSPDRRYAMVLFRITSVFYMLWLPYIIYFLLESSQVLNNPAMSFVTTWLAISNSFCNCVIYNLSNSVFRLGLRKLSETICSSCVCSKDRDMQDSKPRKRANSCSI is encoded by the coding sequence ATGAACCAATCCACACTCGAATGGAAGACTGTGACAATGAACACCAGCTCCATCAATGCATCCGTGCATCACTCTTGTCCACTGGGTTTTGTCCACTACACAGAGGAGGCTTGTGTCCTGGAGACAGTGGTCATTGTCCTCCTGACTGTTCTGATCATCATTGGTAACCTTACAGTGATTATTGTGTTTAACTGTGCTCCCTTGCTTCACCATTACACCACCAGCTACTTCATTCAAACCATGGCATATGCAGACCTCTTTGTGGGAGTCAGTTGTCTGGTCCCCATGCTTTCCCTTTTACACTTCCGAACGGGAGTCCAGGAGTGGTTGACTTGCCAGCTTTTTGGCTACATCATCTCTGTGCTCAAAAGTGTCTCCATGGCCTGCCTTGCCTGCATAAGTGTGGACAGGTACCTGGCCATTACCAAGCCGCTGTCCTACAACCAGCTGGTCACTCCTTGCAGGCTCCGTATCTGCATTGTTCTCATTTGGATCTACTCCTGCCTTATTTTTCTGCCCTCCTCCTTCGGTTGGGGGAAGCCAGGCTACCATGGGGACATCTTTGATTGGTGTGCCCGCTCCTGGCCCACCAACGCCTACTTCACAGGCTTCATTGTGTGCCTCCTGTATGCACCAGCCGCCTTTGTAGTCTGCTTCACCTACTTCCACATCTTCAAGATCTGCAGGCAGCACAACAAAGAGATCAGTGAACGGCGTGCCCGCTTCCCCAGCCAGGAGATGGACATGGGAGAAGTTGGCCACAGCAGCCCCGATCGCCGCTATGCTATGGTCCTCTTCCGCATCACAAGTGTCTTCTACATGCTCTGGCTGCCATACATTATCTACTTCCTGCTAGAGAGCTCCCAAGTGCTGAACAATCCTGCTATGTCCTTTGTCACCACGTGGCTGGCCATCAGCAACAGCTTCTGCAACTGTGTCATCTACAACCTGTCCAACAGTGTCTTCAGGCTGGGCTTGCGCAAGCTCTCCGAAACCATCTGCTCCTCCTGTGTTTGTTCCAAAGACAGAGACATGCAGGACTCCAAACCACGCAAAAGGGCTAATTCTTGCTCAATTTGA